CTGCCCGAGGGAATCGACCTCCCCGAGCCGACGGCGCTGTCGCCGTTCGAGTCGCCGACCTTCGACCGACAGGACGCGTTGCTTCACCTCGCGAGCGACCGCCCCGACGCCCTCCTCGAGGCCGACCGCGCCCTGCGCGGCGAGCGGGACGCCGCCAACGGCGTCTCGGTGCCACCGCTCACCGACGCGCTGACCGTCGACTCCCGACGGACCGGCTTCGTCGGCGCCGGCCTGCCCGCCCAGCATCAGGACGCCGCCGGGATTCCCGACTCGAAGCCGGTTCCCGAGGCGTCGCCACTGTTCATGGGCTTCAAGGCCGGGTTCCGAGGCAATCAGGCCACCGAGGACTACGTCACCATCGACGACGGCCCGTTCGCCGGCGGGACGACCAAAGTCGTCGCCAACCTCCGCCAGCGACTCGACGACTGGTACGAGGAGCAGACTCACGAGGAGCGCGTGATGGAGATGTTCAGCCCCGGCTACGCCGCCGAGGGGCTGGTGGAGGGGGTGGGCGACACCCTCGGTTCGGACAGCGGTATCGACCGGTTCGTCGACGACCTCGAATCGGACGCTCGGGAGTACGGCCGGGTAGGTCACGCCCAGAAGGCGGCGCGGGCGAACCGCGATTCGGCGGGGAACGTGCGCCTGCTCCGACGACATTTCGAGTCGACCGACGACATCGGCTCGGACCAGCAGGTGGCGAGCCTCCACTTCCCGTCGCTCCAGCGCCGCGTCTCGGAGTTCGAGGCGGTCCGCCGGGCGATGAACGGCACCGACCTGACCGAAGTGACACCCGCGGTTCGTCAACGGGTCAACAACGGGATTCTGGAGTACATCTTCGTGCGCCGCCGCGGGAATTTCCTCGTCCCGCCGCGCCGACACCGAGTCCTCCCGACCCCCCGTCCCGAGTAGGCCGTTCGACGACCGGACCAGAATCCGTTTTGGCGGCGAGTCCCGAGTGAGGGTATGAAGCGCCGCGCGCTGCTTCGAGCGGGCGCCCTCGCCGGGTCGCTGTCGCTCGCCGGCTGTTCCAGCCTGATCGAGACGCGGACGGTGGGCGTACCGCCGATTCCCGAGAACCGCCCGGACGGCATCTACCACCCGAGCCACGTCGAGGGGATGGCGATGGCGGGCACAGCGACGAGCGGCGACTACGCGGTCGGTCTCTTCTACAGCTACCCTCACCGGTTCTGGAACGTCAACGGCGACTCCACCTCGCTGACCGACATCGAGAGCGACGACGCCGTTCACCTGATGGCGAGCGTCTGGGACCCCGAGACGGAGACGGTCCTCCCCGAGACCGGCCTGTCGCTCGAAATCGGCCGCGACGGCTCGCTCGTCTCGCAGGAGGCCATCTACCCCATGCTCTCCCAGCCCATGGGCTTTCACTACGGCGCGAACTTCGGGCTGGAGGGCGACGGCACCTACACGGTTCGGCTGAGCGTCGGCGCGGTGTCGACCCGTCGGACCGGCGCCTTCGTCGACCGGTTCGACGACCCGGTGACCGTCGAGATTCCGTTCGAGTACAGCGAGGCGGCGAAAAACGAGATTCCGTTCGAGCGGTTCGACGAGGAGGCGGCCACGCCGGGCGCCGTCGATCCGATGTCGATGGACATGCTCCCGAACGCCTTCGCCCCCCTCGAATCCAACCTGCCGGGGACGGTGCTGGGGTCGGACACGAGCAACGACGCCCGACTCGTCGTGGCCGCGCTGGAGTCGCCCCCTGAGGGGATTGCGGGAGACGGCACCTACCTCGCCGTCTCGGCGCGCACGCGCTACAATCGGATGGTGATCCCGGCGATGGGGCTGTCGGGAACGCTCACCCGAGACGGCGGGACGGTCTACGACGGATCGTTCGACCGGACGCTCGACCCCGACATCGGCTACCACTACGGCGCCGTCGTCGACGGCGTCGAGTCGGGCGACTCGCTCACGCTGTCGGTCGACGTCCAGCCCCAGACGGCGCGCCACGAGGGGTACGAGACGGCCTTCGGCGGCCTCATGGGCGGCATGCCGGACGTGACGATCAACGTTCCCTGATACCGTCGGCCGTAACTGTGTCACGAGATGCGCCATCCTCGGGTGGCGCATCTCGTGATTGACTTACAGCCGACAGTATGAACGACAAGGAATTTATCGGTCCGGGTCGTTACTCCGTCCATGGCTGGCCCTCTCACCGACGCTCTCGCGTGGCTCGTCGTCGGTCTTTTCCTCGCCGGGACGGTCCTTCGGTGGCGGACGAGCGATCACTCGCGGACGGTGATGGTCTCCGCGTGGGGCGTCTTCGCCCTCTTCTGGGCGGCGCTCGTCCCCCACTTCGCGTTCGTCCAGAAGAGCTTCGTCGAGGGCTTCCTCTCGCTCGCGGCCGTCCCCGCCTCGCTGTACGTGGGCTACCTGCTGTATCAGGGCCGTGACTCCCTTTTCGTCCTCTCGCGGGCCGTCGCCGTCATGGGTGTCGTCTACCTCCCCTTCGAGACGATTCCGGCGCTCACGGTCGGTGGTCTCTCCCTTCCCGCCCCCCGTCACGTCCTCATCTCCCACACGACGGCCCAGACGGAGTGGGCGATGGAGTTACTCGGCTACACCCCGACGCTCGTCGAGGGGGATCAGGGCTATCTCAACACGTTCAAATTCGTCACCGACGGCGGGCATATCATCCTGTTTTCCATCATCCTCGCCTGTACGGGGCTGGGAAGCATCGCCATCTTCGTCGGCCTGATCGCCGCCGTCGAGGCGCCGCTGGGCCGGAAGCTCCGCGCGCTCGCCATCGCCGTCCCCATCATCTACGTGCTCAACATCGCGCGGACGACGTTCATCGGCATCGTGTTCGGCAAGCAGTACATGCAGTGGTTCGTCGACGAAGTCCTCTTCCTGTTCGGCGGCACCGACCCCTACAAGGTCTCCTTTTACCTCTCGGATCGGGTGATCAGTCAGATGCTCGCGGTCGTCGCCCTCGTCGGCGTCACCTACCTCGTGGTTCGGGAACTGCCCGAACTCCTCACCATCGTCGAGGACGTCCTCTACATCGTCACGCGCGAGGAGTACGACCTCCGCGAGGCGCTCGACCTGCCCGAACAGGGCGAACTCGGTCCGGGTGCCGACTGACATGGACGGCGCCGATCGGTTCATGCTCTGGGGCGTCCTGGTGCTTCTGCTCGGGCTCCTCGCCGGCGTCGTCGTCGCGCTCCTGCTCTGATCACTCGGGCAGCAGGTCGGCCGGCGCGCCCCCGAGCGTCCGGAGCGCGTCCGCCTCGACGTGGTGGAGGTCCCCGGGGAGCACCAGCAGGTGGAGCGGGTCGCCGAACTCGCGGTCCGCGAGTGCCGAGAGGCGGTCCGCGACGACGACGGGGTCGGGGCTTCCCGCACGGGCGACGGCGACGGCGAGGCGGTCGGGCCACTCCTCGGCGAGGAGTCCGGCGGCGACGTCTGCGGTCATGTAC
This window of the Haloplanus rubicundus genome carries:
- the artA gene encoding archaeosortase A, encoding MAGPLTDALAWLVVGLFLAGTVLRWRTSDHSRTVMVSAWGVFALFWAALVPHFAFVQKSFVEGFLSLAAVPASLYVGYLLYQGRDSLFVLSRAVAVMGVVYLPFETIPALTVGGLSLPAPRHVLISHTTAQTEWAMELLGYTPTLVEGDQGYLNTFKFVTDGGHIILFSIILACTGLGSIAIFVGLIAAVEAPLGRKLRALAIAVPIIYVLNIARTTFIGIVFGKQYMQWFVDEVLFLFGGTDPYKVSFYLSDRVISQMLAVVALVGVTYLVVRELPELLTIVEDVLYIVTREEYDLREALDLPEQGELGPGAD
- a CDS encoding DUF7405 family protein encodes the protein MPLDGDTDRSRREVLKAAVALGGASALSACLDRTADEPVPTGDPSAKPARQHAWREYIRHDDHGNSQLPSHQTLLYLTLDADGPPSADDRDALGETLDALDRAYAWSHEGLLHSIAYSPAYFERFDESLPEGIDLPEPTALSPFESPTFDRQDALLHLASDRPDALLEADRALRGERDAANGVSVPPLTDALTVDSRRTGFVGAGLPAQHQDAAGIPDSKPVPEASPLFMGFKAGFRGNQATEDYVTIDDGPFAGGTTKVVANLRQRLDDWYEEQTHEERVMEMFSPGYAAEGLVEGVGDTLGSDSGIDRFVDDLESDAREYGRVGHAQKAARANRDSAGNVRLLRRHFESTDDIGSDQQVASLHFPSLQRRVSEFEAVRRAMNGTDLTEVTPAVRQRVNNGILEYIFVRRRGNFLVPPRRHRVLPTPRPE
- a CDS encoding iron transporter, producing the protein MKRRALLRAGALAGSLSLAGCSSLIETRTVGVPPIPENRPDGIYHPSHVEGMAMAGTATSGDYAVGLFYSYPHRFWNVNGDSTSLTDIESDDAVHLMASVWDPETETVLPETGLSLEIGRDGSLVSQEAIYPMLSQPMGFHYGANFGLEGDGTYTVRLSVGAVSTRRTGAFVDRFDDPVTVEIPFEYSEAAKNEIPFERFDEEAATPGAVDPMSMDMLPNAFAPLESNLPGTVLGSDTSNDARLVVAALESPPEGIAGDGTYLAVSARTRYNRMVIPAMGLSGTLTRDGGTVYDGSFDRTLDPDIGYHYGAVVDGVESGDSLTLSVDVQPQTARHEGYETAFGGLMGGMPDVTINVP